The region GCTTTGATTTCGATGCGCAAGTGCGGGTGTGGCAATTGGTGCACGGCTACGGTGGTGCGGGTGGGACCGGTCTCGTCAAAGTACTGCGCGTAGACCTGGTTGTATCCGTCAAAGTCGTTCATGTCGACGAGAAAACTGCTGATCTCGACCAGGTCGCCAAGGCCTGCACCTTCGCTCTCGAGAATGTCGCGGATGTTCTCGATCACGGCCCGGGTTTGCGCGCGAATATCCAGGCGTGTCGTGCCCATGGCGTCGACTTCCACGCCTTCGAAACTATTGTCCGGACGGCGCGAACTAGTGCCTGACACGTAGAGGAAGTCACCGGCACGCCTGATATGTGGAAAGCGCCCGCGAGGTGTGGCTTTTCCGGGCACAACGGTGGATCGGTTAATGTTCATCATGCCTCTCCTTGTTTGGCTGCCACGCTGAAACCGCACTCGCCGAAGCCGGCAACTTCCACGCTGACACACGCACCAGGACTCAAGGCCTCTGCAGCGGTCG is a window of Pseudomonas taetrolens DNA encoding:
- a CDS encoding RidA family protein — encoded protein: MNINRSTVVPGKATPRGRFPHIRRAGDFLYVSGTSSRRPDNSFEGVEVDAMGTTRLDIRAQTRAVIENIRDILESEGAGLGDLVEISSFLVDMNDFDGYNQVYAQYFDETGPTRTTVAVHQLPHPHLRIEIKAVAYAPLNA